From Bradyrhizobium sp. NDS-1, the proteins below share one genomic window:
- a CDS encoding ABC transporter substrate-binding protein, which produces MPITTTRRRLLAGSAAALALPAFARAQGAAKPRLTAISQWSAGSDGAAITALGKKFEEKGGVWQHSPVPGFTTEMMNKLRAQIMAGDPPACSQLKGPEIAAWSKIAPTVDLDAVVAAAGYEKVVAPDLAKLHKPAGKWIALPLQIYSTNMLFLSKRAMDKAKADKIPVTWAEFNDLAEKMKAGGVAAPIANGGTRPDDGQKFEAALAGINPAAYRAAIMNLDKKALEGPEIKAAFAQLRKIADWMDPNVGAQHFSTNLKRFIDGDMGMMIMGGWAQGVLRNAGFKFEDFMIAPGPSDNGKPVFLLNADAFIFWQRKEADLQAGQTLMAQLVMDPAIQTMYSQITGSIPVRTDVDLSGEGWSEGQRTTAKALKDAIASNQAVLSLAHNMAQENGMTAAMIDVITEYVKNKTIKPEQAATRLAEAVEGAR; this is translated from the coding sequence ATGCCGATCACGACAACAAGGCGCCGTCTGCTCGCTGGATCTGCCGCCGCGCTCGCACTGCCCGCCTTTGCCCGGGCGCAAGGCGCGGCCAAGCCGCGCCTGACCGCGATCTCGCAATGGTCCGCCGGCAGCGACGGGGCTGCCATCACCGCGCTCGGCAAGAAATTCGAGGAGAAAGGCGGGGTTTGGCAGCATTCGCCCGTCCCCGGCTTCACCACCGAGATGATGAACAAGTTGCGCGCGCAGATCATGGCCGGCGATCCCCCGGCCTGTTCGCAACTCAAAGGTCCGGAGATCGCAGCCTGGTCGAAGATCGCCCCGACCGTCGATCTCGACGCCGTCGTCGCAGCCGCCGGTTACGAAAAGGTCGTCGCGCCTGACCTTGCGAAACTGCACAAGCCGGCCGGCAAGTGGATCGCCCTACCGTTACAGATCTACAGCACCAATATGCTGTTCCTGTCCAAACGCGCGATGGACAAGGCCAAGGCCGACAAGATTCCGGTCACATGGGCGGAGTTCAACGACCTCGCGGAAAAGATGAAGGCAGGCGGTGTCGCCGCTCCCATCGCCAACGGTGGCACCCGCCCGGACGACGGGCAAAAATTCGAGGCCGCTCTCGCCGGCATCAATCCCGCTGCTTACCGCGCCGCCATCATGAATCTCGACAAGAAGGCTCTGGAGGGTCCTGAGATCAAGGCTGCGTTCGCGCAGCTGCGCAAGATCGCCGACTGGATGGACCCCAATGTCGGCGCCCAGCACTTCTCGACCAATTTGAAGCGCTTCATCGACGGCGACATGGGCATGATGATCATGGGCGGATGGGCGCAAGGCGTATTGCGCAATGCCGGGTTCAAGTTTGAGGACTTCATGATTGCGCCAGGCCCCAGTGACAACGGCAAGCCGGTCTTCCTGTTGAATGCCGATGCCTTCATCTTCTGGCAGCGCAAGGAGGCGGACCTGCAGGCCGGTCAGACGCTGATGGCCCAGCTCGTCATGGATCCCGCAATCCAGACCATGTATTCGCAGATCACGGGATCGATCCCGGTACGCACCGATGTCGATCTGTCAGGTGAAGGCTGGTCCGAGGGGCAACGAACGACCGCAAAGGCCCTGAAGGACGCCATCGCCAGCAATCAGGCGGTCCTCAGCCTCGCGCACAACATGGCGCAGGAAAACGGCATGACCG
- a CDS encoding ROK family transcriptional regulator, which yields MPEQPRSRRQTRAAILTHLLQSGGSFRPPLAKAVRLSEASLSRILFDLKAEGLIEEVRRPAPYVGGPTGLVSLDGSVALAAFELTAQRLSVGVGALSGELHYTERVPLPNTPTAETVGRAFREAMTLLRDWTRRRRITLSQIGVSIPGLGRLSISANPIIPCDVARISDMFGEMFAGVPLAFTNSVVAHATFHRCRTENYPFSDTHLFVFVSQGVAGAWMDDPTEADALQPVELGHMVFGPDGPRCRCGHHGCVEAYTSLPALAELLGIAEAELLELGSEWVTTIPLSSRVRQELRRRLFRLGLAIGNTLNVKPCGGVAISGWPSLLSDDDRNAVVEGIDACLLGGRKLAQVSLAFVPPSTGNDPQAALAFAAFCLASRGGMPASSTEAA from the coding sequence ATGCCGGAGCAGCCGAGAAGTCGGCGGCAGACGCGCGCTGCCATTTTGACTCATCTGCTACAGTCGGGCGGATCGTTTCGCCCGCCGCTGGCCAAGGCCGTGCGCCTGTCCGAGGCGAGCCTGTCGCGCATCCTGTTCGACCTGAAGGCCGAAGGCCTGATCGAGGAGGTGCGGCGCCCTGCCCCTTACGTCGGCGGCCCGACCGGTCTCGTGTCGCTCGATGGCTCGGTCGCCCTCGCAGCCTTCGAGCTGACCGCTCAGCGGCTCAGCGTCGGCGTGGGCGCCCTGTCGGGCGAACTGCACTACACCGAGCGTGTGCCGCTGCCGAATACGCCGACCGCCGAGACCGTCGGCCGGGCGTTTCGCGAAGCGATGACGTTGCTGCGCGACTGGACGCGGCGCCGCCGCATCACCCTCTCCCAGATCGGCGTCTCCATTCCCGGCCTCGGTCGTCTGAGCATATCGGCCAATCCGATCATTCCCTGCGACGTCGCACGCATCAGCGACATGTTCGGCGAGATGTTCGCCGGCGTGCCGCTGGCATTCACCAATTCGGTCGTCGCGCACGCCACCTTTCACCGCTGCCGCACGGAAAACTATCCGTTCAGCGACACCCATCTGTTCGTCTTCGTCAGCCAGGGCGTTGCCGGCGCCTGGATGGACGATCCAACCGAGGCCGACGCCCTGCAGCCGGTCGAGCTCGGCCACATGGTGTTCGGTCCCGACGGGCCACGCTGCCGCTGCGGCCACCACGGCTGCGTCGAGGCATACACGTCGCTTCCTGCCCTGGCCGAGCTCCTTGGCATTGCCGAAGCCGAATTGCTCGAGCTCGGCAGCGAATGGGTGACCACGATCCCGCTCTCGTCGCGCGTGCGCCAGGAGCTGCGGCGACGGCTGTTCCGGCTTGGCCTTGCGATCGGCAATACGTTGAACGTCAAGCCGTGCGGCGGCGTCGCGATCAGCGGCTGGCCGTCGCTTCTCTCCGATGACGATCGCAACGCTGTGGTCGAAGGAATTGACGCCTGCCTGCTGGGCGGCCGTAAACTGGCGCAAGTGTCCCTCGCCTTCGTTCCGCCCTCGACCGGCAACGATCCGCAGGCTGCGCTCGCCTTCGCCGCCTTTTGTCTCGCCAGCCGCGGCGGCATGCCGGCCAGCTCGACGGAGGCGGCCTGA
- the gltA gene encoding citrate synthase — protein sequence MDAKPSNKTATLTVGNKNYDLPIHSGSVGPDVIDIGKLYGQSGLFTYDPGFTSTASCQSKITYIDGDAGVLEYRGYPIEQLAENGDFLETCYLLLYGNLPTAAQKKDFDDRVIHHTMVHEQMARFFQGFRRDAHPMAVMVASVGALAAFYHDSTDINDPKQRMIASMRMIAKIPTLAAMAYKYTVGQPFVYPKNSLTFSENFLNMCFAVPCEDYKINPVLADALDKIFILHADHEQNASTSTVRIAGSSGANPFACIAAGIACLWGPAHGGANEAALAMLAEIGTVDKIPEFIAKVKDKNSEVRLMGFGHRVYKNYDPRAKIMQKMCHAVLKETGHGDDPMLKVAMELEKIALSDQYFIDRKLYPNVDFYSGITLKAMGFPVSMFTVLFAVARTVGWISQWSEMIEDPQQKIGRPRQLYTGVTRRDYVAIKDRK from the coding sequence ATGGACGCAAAACCGAGCAATAAGACCGCTACGCTGACGGTCGGAAACAAGAACTACGATCTCCCGATCCATAGCGGCAGCGTCGGGCCTGATGTCATCGACATCGGCAAGCTCTACGGCCAGTCCGGCCTGTTCACCTATGATCCCGGCTTCACCTCCACCGCGAGCTGCCAGTCCAAGATCACCTATATCGACGGCGACGCCGGCGTGCTGGAATACCGTGGCTACCCGATCGAGCAGCTCGCCGAGAACGGCGACTTCCTCGAGACCTGCTATCTCCTGCTCTACGGGAACCTGCCGACTGCCGCGCAGAAGAAGGATTTCGACGACCGCGTGATCCATCACACGATGGTGCACGAGCAGATGGCCCGCTTCTTCCAGGGCTTCCGCCGCGACGCCCATCCGATGGCGGTGATGGTGGCCTCGGTCGGCGCGCTCGCCGCGTTCTATCACGACAGCACCGACATCAACGATCCGAAGCAGCGCATGATCGCGTCCATGCGCATGATCGCGAAGATCCCGACGCTGGCGGCGATGGCCTACAAGTATACCGTCGGCCAGCCCTTCGTGTATCCGAAGAACTCGCTCACGTTCTCCGAGAACTTCCTCAACATGTGCTTCGCCGTGCCGTGCGAGGACTACAAGATCAACCCGGTGCTGGCTGACGCGCTGGACAAGATCTTCATCCTGCACGCCGATCACGAGCAGAACGCCTCGACCTCGACGGTGCGCATCGCCGGCTCTTCCGGCGCCAACCCGTTTGCCTGCATCGCCGCCGGCATCGCCTGCCTGTGGGGCCCGGCGCATGGCGGCGCCAACGAAGCCGCGCTCGCGATGCTCGCCGAGATCGGTACCGTGGACAAGATCCCCGAGTTCATCGCCAAGGTGAAGGACAAGAACTCCGAAGTCCGCCTGATGGGCTTCGGCCACCGCGTCTACAAGAACTATGATCCGCGCGCCAAGATCATGCAGAAGATGTGTCACGCCGTGCTCAAGGAGACCGGCCATGGCGACGATCCGATGCTGAAGGTGGCGATGGAGCTGGAGAAGATTGCGCTCAGCGACCAGTACTTCATCGACCGCAAGCTCTACCCGAACGTCGACTTCTATTCGGGCATCACGCTGAAGGCGATGGGCTTCCCGGTCTCGATGTTCACCGTGCTGTTCGCGGTCGCCCGTACCGTCGGCTGGATCAGCCAGTGGAGCGAGATGATCGAGGATCCGCAGCAGAAGATCGGCCGTCCGCGCCAGCTCTACACCGGCGTCACTCGCCGCGACTACGTCGCGATCAAGGATCGCAAGTAA
- the gltX gene encoding glutamate--tRNA ligase, whose protein sequence is MTDSVVTRFAPSPTGFLHIGGARTALFNWLYAKKHGGKMLLRIEDTDRERSTEAAIGAILDGLKWLELGWDGEVIYQFSRAARHREVAEQLLADGKAYRCYATAEELAAMREKARAEGRTRLYDGMWRDRDAATAPSDVKPTIRLRAPQTGETVIEDQVQGRVVWQNENLDDLVLLRGDGNPTYMLAVVVDDHDMGVTHVIRGDDHLINAARQKQIYDAMGWTLPSMSHIPLIHGPDGSKLSKRHGALGVDAYRAMGYLPAAVRNYLVRLGWSHGDQEIFSTEEMIAAFDLASVGRAAARFDFAKLENLNGHYIRHADDQSLVKMFEDVLDHLVPSRDELKAKLNDSTRAQLLKAMPALKERAKTLIELIDGAYFIFADRPLELDPKAQALLTQENRKLIGQLHSALEKVETWSGATTEAALRAFAEENSLKLGAVAQPLRAALTGRTTSPGIFEVLDVLGRQESLARLKDQATT, encoded by the coding sequence ATGACCGATTCCGTCGTCACCCGCTTCGCTCCCTCGCCGACCGGCTTCCTCCATATCGGGGGCGCCCGCACGGCGCTGTTCAATTGGCTCTATGCGAAGAAACATGGCGGCAAGATGCTGCTGCGGATCGAGGACACCGACCGGGAGCGCTCCACCGAAGCCGCGATCGGCGCCATCCTCGACGGGTTGAAATGGCTCGAGCTCGGCTGGGACGGCGAGGTCATCTACCAGTTCAGCCGCGCCGCCCGTCACCGCGAGGTCGCCGAGCAGCTGCTCGCCGACGGCAAGGCCTATCGCTGCTACGCGACCGCCGAGGAGCTCGCCGCCATGCGCGAGAAGGCGCGCGCTGAAGGACGCACCCGCCTCTATGACGGCATGTGGCGCGACCGCGATGCCGCGACCGCCCCGTCCGACGTGAAACCGACCATCCGCCTGCGCGCGCCGCAGACCGGCGAGACCGTGATCGAGGATCAGGTCCAGGGCCGCGTGGTCTGGCAGAACGAAAACCTCGACGACCTCGTCCTCCTGCGCGGCGATGGCAACCCGACCTATATGCTCGCCGTGGTGGTCGACGACCACGACATGGGCGTCACCCATGTGATCCGCGGCGACGACCATCTGATCAACGCGGCCCGCCAGAAGCAGATTTACGATGCGATGGGCTGGACCCTGCCGAGCATGTCCCACATTCCCCTGATCCACGGCCCTGACGGCTCGAAGCTGTCCAAGCGGCACGGCGCGCTGGGCGTCGATGCCTACCGCGCCATGGGATACCTGCCGGCCGCGGTCCGCAATTACCTCGTCCGGCTGGGCTGGAGCCATGGCGACCAGGAGATCTTCTCGACCGAGGAGATGATCGCGGCGTTCGACCTCGCCAGCGTCGGCCGCGCCGCTGCCCGCTTCGATTTTGCCAAGCTGGAAAATCTCAACGGCCACTACATCCGCCACGCCGACGATCAATCACTCGTGAAGATGTTCGAGGACGTGCTCGACCATCTCGTGCCCAGCCGCGACGAGCTTAAGGCCAAGTTAAACGACAGCACGCGCGCACAGCTTCTCAAAGCCATGCCGGCCCTGAAGGAGCGCGCCAAGACGCTGATCGAGCTGATCGACGGCGCCTATTTCATCTTCGCCGACCGCCCCCTGGAGCTCGATCCCAAGGCGCAGGCGCTGCTGACACAAGAGAACCGCAAGCTGATCGGGCAGCTTCATTCCGCACTGGAGAAAGTCGAGACCTGGAGCGGCGCCACCACTGAAGCTGCGCTGCGCGCTTTCGCCGAGGAAAACAGTCTCAAGCTTGGCGCGGTCGCCCAGCCGCTCAGGGCTGCGCTGACCGGACGAACGACATCGCCTGGTATATTTGAGGTTTTGGACGTCCTGGGACGCCAGGAAAGCCTCGCCCGGCTCAAGGACCAGGCTACGACGTAA